In a genomic window of Arthrobacter woluwensis:
- a CDS encoding ABC transporter substrate-binding protein, producing the protein MKNHSLRILTAVVLAGAVATGASACGQKNSASAAAERTLSYRSIWSADEPQAKILKSALDDFAQQEGVKVDVKFVGRTGGDALTTEMAAGKGPDLFDAGSDNLPAWRAQNLAAPVDDVLKMPVPGENGKTVGDLVPAALQKAASDDKGLGFLPHTAISTAVWFDAAKHPELASAPPKTWDEFVAYLNKAKAAGRTPICQDGTVPFYNVYWLYSALVNAGGSGSLLGLQKTSEAWDKPEVLAAADKVEQLAKGGYFQPNFIATKYPAAQNDWVQGKCDLNINGTWLASEVTSGTPSGAQIRSFQLPVGGKDSVEAGALGLGVNAKGKNAEDAKKFLAFFEQSKYQKRIADEAKNIPARSDVPAPKALSDAQKALAEAKDVHLTYDTAAGNKAWWNDMFLPLDDQLLQGKISAAQFVQQGKQKSAQIMAGQK; encoded by the coding sequence ATGAAGAACCACTCACTGCGGATCCTCACCGCCGTCGTCCTGGCCGGCGCGGTGGCCACCGGCGCCTCCGCGTGCGGCCAGAAGAACAGCGCCTCGGCGGCCGCCGAACGCACGCTCAGCTACCGCTCCATCTGGAGCGCCGACGAGCCGCAGGCCAAGATCCTCAAGAGCGCCCTCGACGACTTCGCCCAGCAGGAAGGCGTCAAGGTCGACGTCAAGTTCGTCGGGCGCACGGGCGGCGACGCCCTGACCACCGAGATGGCCGCCGGGAAGGGGCCGGATCTGTTCGACGCCGGTTCGGACAACCTGCCCGCGTGGCGGGCCCAGAACCTCGCCGCCCCGGTGGACGACGTGCTGAAGATGCCCGTCCCGGGCGAGAACGGCAAGACGGTCGGCGACCTGGTGCCGGCGGCCCTGCAGAAGGCCGCCTCGGATGACAAGGGCCTCGGATTCCTCCCGCACACGGCCATCTCGACCGCCGTGTGGTTCGACGCCGCCAAGCACCCGGAACTCGCGTCCGCTCCCCCGAAGACCTGGGATGAGTTCGTCGCGTACCTCAACAAGGCGAAGGCCGCCGGGCGGACCCCGATCTGCCAGGACGGGACCGTCCCGTTCTACAACGTCTATTGGCTGTACTCCGCCCTGGTGAACGCGGGCGGCTCGGGCAGCCTGCTGGGTCTTCAGAAGACCTCGGAGGCGTGGGACAAGCCGGAGGTCCTCGCGGCCGCGGACAAGGTGGAGCAGCTGGCCAAGGGCGGCTACTTCCAGCCGAACTTCATCGCCACCAAGTACCCGGCAGCCCAGAACGACTGGGTTCAGGGCAAGTGCGATCTGAACATCAACGGCACCTGGCTCGCCAGTGAAGTCACTTCCGGCACCCCGTCCGGCGCTCAGATCCGCTCCTTCCAGCTCCCGGTGGGCGGCAAGGACTCCGTGGAGGCCGGCGCACTGGGTCTCGGGGTGAACGCCAAGGGCAAGAACGCCGAAGATGCCAAGAAGTTCCTGGCCTTCTTCGAACAGTCCAAGTACCAGAAGCGCATCGCGGACGAGGCGAAGAACATCCCGGCCCGCAGTGACGTGCCGGCTCCCAAGGCCCTCTCGGACGCCCAGAAGGCCCTGGCCGAGGCCAAGGACGTGCACCTGACGTATGACACCGCGGCCGGCAACAAGGCCTGGTGGAACGACATGTTCCTGCCCCTGGACGACCAGCTCCTCCAGGGCAAGATCAGCGCGGCGCAGTTCGTCCAGCAGGGCAAGCAGAAGTCCGCTCAGATCATGGCCGGGCAGAAATGA
- a CDS encoding carbohydrate ABC transporter permease, with product MRKLGRFCGNVFVPSVTVAALWVWVAFNLVLVAWIGIQSLKTSGDIIQNPFALPTDPQWKNFGTVWELGQFAQAALNSVVVTGLGALLIVAIAAPAAYVLARSSKRVAGPLTAYFAVGLSIPLQTLAVPIVVAKLGLSSFMVDWVTGWWDDRITLLIFEVVFSLPFAVFVLTGFFRSLPHEVEEAAEIDGAGPLTLFRQIVLPLAKPGLTTVLVLNIIGLWNSALLVMLIVSDPEQRTLPVALLNLYSAMQYSSDWGGLFAGIVILVFPMVVLYLWVGRRIIDGMTAGMGK from the coding sequence ATGAGGAAACTCGGCCGCTTCTGCGGCAACGTCTTCGTCCCGTCCGTCACCGTCGCCGCCTTGTGGGTGTGGGTGGCGTTCAACCTGGTGCTGGTCGCCTGGATCGGCATCCAGTCGCTCAAGACCTCGGGCGACATCATCCAGAACCCGTTCGCCCTGCCCACCGACCCGCAGTGGAAGAACTTCGGCACGGTCTGGGAGCTCGGGCAGTTCGCCCAGGCGGCGCTCAACAGCGTGGTCGTCACGGGACTCGGGGCGCTGCTCATCGTGGCGATCGCCGCTCCGGCCGCTTATGTGCTGGCCCGGTCGAGCAAAAGGGTGGCCGGCCCGCTCACGGCGTATTTCGCCGTCGGGCTCTCGATTCCGCTGCAGACGCTCGCGGTGCCGATCGTGGTGGCCAAACTGGGACTGAGCAGCTTCATGGTGGACTGGGTCACCGGCTGGTGGGACGACCGGATCACGCTGCTGATCTTCGAGGTCGTGTTCTCACTGCCGTTCGCCGTCTTCGTCCTCACGGGCTTCTTCCGGTCCCTGCCGCACGAGGTGGAGGAGGCCGCGGAGATCGACGGCGCGGGCCCGCTCACGCTGTTCCGGCAGATCGTGCTCCCGCTGGCGAAGCCGGGGCTGACCACCGTTCTGGTGCTCAACATCATCGGACTGTGGAATTCGGCGCTGCTCGTGATGCTGATCGTGTCCGATCCGGAACAGCGCACCCTTCCGGTGGCGCTCCTGAACCTGTACTCCGCCATGCAGTACAGCTCCGATTGGGGCGGCCTGTTCGCCGGGATCGTGATCCTCGTGTTCCCCATGGTCGTGCTGTATCTGTGGGTCGGACGGCGGATCATCGACGGCATGACCGCCGGCATGGGCAAGTAG
- a CDS encoding carbohydrate ABC transporter permease — protein MTSRLADAGAVPQSRTAPAEVARKPLLPSREKVFWAFLGPALALYTLLFVAPSFFGVWVSLTKWAGPGSEMSWRGLQNYVSLLGNEAFLRSFGNTLVLAVVSGTLVFGVTFLSMVVLRQLKGRAFIRSVVFLPVIISPIAVGAAIGFLLNPDGVANRILGFFGIAPIGFLGPDTVFACIIGGVVWSSTGLYIALMLSAMDAIPEDLYEAALLTGASKWQQFRFITLPLSWDVFAVASVLWVVNSLKTFEIVIAFTTGGAVGVPPIQARTVAVQQYNSVVVSGGVPDLGAGAAMGVIVTVLTIILIVLVRRITAREQVELS, from the coding sequence ATGACCAGTCGCCTCGCGGATGCCGGGGCGGTCCCGCAGAGCCGGACCGCCCCGGCGGAGGTGGCCCGCAAGCCGCTGCTGCCGTCCCGGGAGAAAGTCTTCTGGGCCTTCCTCGGACCGGCCCTGGCGCTCTACACGCTGCTGTTCGTGGCCCCGTCCTTCTTCGGGGTCTGGGTCAGTCTCACCAAGTGGGCCGGGCCGGGATCGGAGATGTCCTGGCGTGGCCTGCAGAACTACGTGTCGCTCCTGGGCAATGAGGCCTTCCTCCGTTCCTTCGGCAACACCCTGGTGCTCGCGGTGGTCAGCGGGACGCTCGTCTTCGGCGTCACCTTCCTGAGCATGGTGGTGCTGCGACAGTTGAAGGGCCGGGCGTTCATCCGCTCCGTGGTCTTCCTCCCGGTGATCATCTCCCCCATCGCCGTCGGTGCGGCGATCGGCTTCCTGCTGAACCCCGACGGCGTGGCGAACCGCATCCTCGGCTTCTTCGGCATCGCGCCCATCGGCTTCCTCGGGCCGGACACCGTGTTCGCCTGCATCATCGGCGGGGTGGTCTGGTCTTCGACCGGCCTGTACATCGCGCTCATGCTCTCCGCCATGGACGCGATCCCGGAGGACCTGTACGAGGCGGCTCTTCTGACCGGCGCGTCGAAGTGGCAGCAGTTCCGCTTCATCACGCTGCCGCTCTCCTGGGACGTGTTCGCCGTGGCCTCGGTGCTGTGGGTGGTGAACAGTCTCAAGACCTTCGAGATCGTCATCGCCTTCACCACGGGCGGCGCGGTCGGTGTGCCGCCCATCCAGGCCCGCACCGTGGCGGTCCAGCAGTACAACTCGGTGGTGGTGAGCGGCGGCGTGCCGGACCTCGGCGCCGGCGCGGCCATGGGCGTCATCGTGACCGTCCTGACCATCATCCTCATCGTCCTGGTCCGCCGGATCACGGCCCGCGAACAGGTGGAGCTCTCATGA
- a CDS encoding Gfo/Idh/MocA family protein, whose product MQSASPTASAPPADAPTLAVIGAGLRSTVYAQRARATGAARIVAVAEPDPARRERFAREHGIPAENVFSDWEDLLAGERLADGVIIGTQDRMHAGPAVAAAGKGYHILLEKPIAPTEEEAARILAAAEENDVILAVCHVMRYSPYTRALRKILEDGTIGQVINVQHLEQVGWWHHAHSFVRGNWRKEAESASLLLAKACHDVDWLAYMMGAIPQRVSSFGALTHFTAAARPAGAADRCWDCPLEAICPYSAKRLYLGCLGDPEKEFWPLSAVTEDATPEGVERALRTGPYGRCVYACDNDVVDTQTVSLEFGTGATATITVTAFAALEHRKTRIFGTHGSIDGDGRHLRIHDFVSDSWTEIDTGGGDDASMAGGHGGADESLADAFFDALRHDDPSRILSSGRESLDTHRVVWAAETARKQGTVVTIPPTALSATHLSMTKQEESEYTA is encoded by the coding sequence GTGCAGTCTGCAAGTCCAACCGCGTCCGCTCCTCCAGCGGACGCACCCACCCTCGCCGTGATCGGCGCCGGCCTCCGCAGCACGGTCTACGCCCAGCGGGCCCGGGCGACCGGCGCCGCGCGGATCGTCGCCGTCGCGGAACCTGATCCGGCGCGCCGCGAGCGGTTCGCCCGCGAACACGGCATTCCGGCGGAGAACGTCTTCAGCGACTGGGAGGATCTCCTGGCCGGCGAACGGCTCGCCGACGGCGTCATCATCGGCACCCAGGACCGGATGCATGCCGGGCCGGCGGTGGCTGCGGCCGGGAAGGGGTATCACATCCTCCTGGAGAAGCCGATCGCGCCCACCGAGGAGGAGGCCGCCCGCATCCTGGCGGCGGCCGAGGAGAACGACGTCATTCTGGCCGTCTGCCACGTCATGCGGTACTCCCCCTACACGCGGGCTCTGCGGAAGATCCTCGAAGACGGCACTATTGGTCAGGTGATCAATGTGCAGCATCTGGAGCAGGTGGGCTGGTGGCATCACGCTCACTCCTTCGTCCGCGGCAATTGGCGCAAGGAGGCGGAGTCCGCCTCGCTCCTTCTGGCCAAAGCTTGCCACGACGTCGATTGGCTTGCCTACATGATGGGAGCAATCCCACAGCGTGTCTCCTCCTTCGGGGCGCTCACCCACTTCACGGCGGCAGCCCGCCCCGCGGGCGCCGCCGACCGCTGCTGGGACTGCCCGCTCGAAGCGATCTGCCCGTACTCGGCCAAGCGTTTGTACCTCGGCTGCCTCGGCGATCCGGAGAAGGAGTTCTGGCCACTGTCCGCCGTCACGGAGGACGCCACTCCCGAAGGCGTGGAGCGGGCGCTGCGCACCGGCCCGTACGGCCGCTGCGTCTACGCCTGCGACAACGACGTGGTGGACACCCAGACCGTCTCCCTCGAATTCGGCACCGGCGCGACGGCGACCATCACCGTGACCGCGTTCGCCGCCCTGGAGCACCGCAAGACCCGGATCTTCGGGACGCACGGCTCGATCGACGGCGACGGTCGCCACCTCCGCATCCACGATTTCGTGTCGGACAGCTGGACCGAGATCGACACCGGCGGGGGCGATGACGCCTCCATGGCCGGCGGCCACGGAGGCGCCGACGAATCCCTGGCAGACGCCTTCTTCGACGCCCTCCGCCATGACGATCCGTCCCGGATCCTCAGCAGCGGACGCGAGAGCCTCGACACCCACCGGGTGGTCTGGGCCGCGGAGACCGCCCGGAAGCAGGGCACCGTGGTCACGATCCCGCCCACAGCACTTTCAGCGACACACCTTTCAATGACGAAACAGGAAGAATCGGAGTACACAGCATGA